From a single Gimesia fumaroli genomic region:
- a CDS encoding DUF1559 domain-containing protein codes for MLTPFSLLTSSASKRAVKNRRGFTLIELLVVIAIIAILIALLLPAVQQAREAARRSSCRNNLKQLGLALQNYHDTHGVFPPGGVIGPCGGNPPTNLTGLQECGNGESLGGNWLLYILPQMEQSPLWEKAAPVLSGRDPLDYMNNIFGHFSPAAYRCPSHPWDRRSNVAFRSIEHMSRGNYAANYGSGDLTASYNGQTAGVFTINSSVAIRDIKDGSSNTLLVGELQYINDVTSDARGAWVYSGMGGSAFSTGRNPNSVTPDILSKCSNTTEMPCTEANDGTQIATLRSFHTGGVQVCLADGSCRFISENISQTIWQALGTRAGREVIDNF; via the coding sequence ATGCTGACCCCATTTTCATTGCTGACTTCTTCTGCATCGAAACGGGCTGTAAAAAACCGTCGCGGATTTACGCTGATTGAACTTTTAGTCGTGATTGCCATCATTGCCATTCTGATTGCTTTATTATTACCCGCTGTACAACAGGCGCGTGAAGCAGCCCGCCGCAGTAGCTGTCGCAATAATCTGAAACAGCTGGGCCTGGCACTTCAAAATTATCATGATACGCATGGCGTGTTTCCTCCAGGTGGTGTGATTGGTCCTTGTGGCGGGAATCCTCCCACAAACCTCACGGGACTCCAGGAATGCGGTAACGGGGAAAGCCTGGGAGGCAACTGGTTGCTTTACATTTTACCTCAGATGGAACAAAGCCCTCTGTGGGAAAAAGCGGCACCTGTTCTGAGCGGACGAGATCCGCTGGACTATATGAACAATATCTTTGGTCATTTCTCTCCTGCTGCTTATCGTTGTCCCAGTCATCCGTGGGATCGTCGCAGCAATGTCGCCTTCAGATCGATCGAGCATATGTCTCGTGGAAACTATGCGGCAAATTATGGTTCTGGTGATTTGACTGCATCCTATAACGGTCAGACTGCAGGTGTCTTTACGATCAATTCCTCAGTCGCAATTCGGGATATTAAAGATGGAAGCAGTAATACACTGCTGGTTGGCGAACTCCAATACATCAATGATGTGACTTCTGATGCACGCGGTGCCTGGGTCTATTCGGGAATGGGGGGTTCGGCATTCAGTACAGGGCGTAACCCAAACAGTGTCACTCCCGATATCCTGTCAAAGTGCAGCAATACCACGGAAATGCCTTGTACCGAAGCCAACGATGGAACTCAGATTGCCACTCTGCGTAGTTTTCATACTGGTGGTGTGCAGGTCTGTCTTGCCGATGGTTCCTGTCGGTTCATTTCCGAAAATATCAGCCAGACGATCTGGCAGGCTTTAGGAACACGAGCCGGGCGTGAGGTGATCGATAACTTCTAA
- a CDS encoding calcineurin-like phosphoesterase C-terminal domain-containing protein, which translates to MSRLSFVKYGLTLLLIVSCQENGQAEAKAEQTATGYVFHDANNNRKRDAGEKVLPGVRVSNGVEIVSTDEKGQYQLPVTDDTILFVIKPQGWRTPLSKNLTPEFYYIHKPNGSPKTKYAGVKPTGPLPASVDFPLYPQKEPSQFRAIFFGDPQPRDQKEIDFIAHDVIEELVGTDASFGVTLGDILFDDLSLFESQARGIALLGIPWYNVIGNHDINYDAPNDKLSDETFERAFGASYYSFDYGTVHFIALDDIDWIVPEGKKKGKYQGGLGKEQMAFIKNDLKQIPEDQLVVLMMHIPLVDVEDRQELYRLIEKRPFCMSISGHTHHHEHRFITKADGWRGPKPHHHVINVTVSGSWWSGAPDERGIPHTVMADGAPNGYSIITFDGKEYNLDFRAAGRSAKYQMNIMAPEEVTTDQLAETDVLVNIFNGSERSKVEMMIGKSGSWVPMQHHEGIDPSFKKLSESENGVKEKTYRNLPKPKKSTHLWHAKLPKGLKPGTHLLRIRTVEMDGDKLQSGRVIRVLPAKETAATEVTEK; encoded by the coding sequence ATGAGTCGATTATCATTTGTGAAATACGGTCTAACTTTACTGTTGATTGTTTCGTGTCAGGAAAACGGGCAGGCAGAAGCGAAAGCAGAGCAGACCGCCACCGGTTATGTATTTCACGATGCCAATAACAATCGCAAGCGAGACGCCGGCGAAAAAGTTTTGCCGGGGGTCCGTGTTTCGAATGGCGTTGAGATTGTCAGTACCGATGAAAAAGGCCAGTACCAACTGCCGGTGACGGACGATACGATTCTGTTTGTGATTAAACCCCAGGGATGGCGTACGCCGCTGAGTAAGAATCTGACACCAGAGTTCTACTACATTCATAAGCCCAACGGTTCGCCAAAAACAAAATACGCCGGCGTCAAGCCAACCGGGCCTCTACCCGCTTCGGTCGATTTTCCGTTGTATCCTCAGAAAGAGCCCAGCCAGTTTCGGGCGATCTTCTTTGGCGATCCACAGCCACGCGACCAGAAGGAAATCGATTTTATCGCACATGACGTAATCGAAGAACTGGTTGGTACCGATGCTTCCTTCGGTGTGACTCTGGGTGATATTCTGTTTGATGATCTATCCCTGTTCGAATCGCAGGCACGCGGGATCGCGCTGTTGGGGATACCCTGGTACAACGTCATCGGCAATCATGACATTAACTATGACGCGCCCAATGATAAATTGAGCGATGAAACATTTGAACGTGCTTTTGGTGCTTCCTATTATTCCTTCGATTACGGTACTGTGCACTTTATCGCACTGGATGATATTGACTGGATTGTTCCCGAAGGGAAAAAGAAGGGCAAATATCAAGGCGGGCTGGGCAAAGAGCAGATGGCGTTTATCAAGAACGACCTGAAGCAGATTCCTGAAGACCAACTTGTCGTGTTGATGATGCATATTCCATTGGTGGATGTTGAAGATCGTCAGGAACTGTATCGGTTGATTGAAAAACGTCCCTTCTGCATGTCAATTTCCGGGCACACGCATCATCATGAGCACCGTTTTATTACGAAGGCCGATGGCTGGCGTGGACCGAAGCCACACCATCATGTCATTAACGTCACTGTCAGCGGCAGCTGGTGGTCGGGAGCTCCGGATGAGCGAGGCATTCCCCACACCGTGATGGCCGACGGCGCCCCCAACGGTTATTCGATCATTACCTTTGATGGGAAAGAATACAATCTGGATTTTCGCGCCGCGGGACGGTCTGCGAAATACCAGATGAATATCATGGCTCCCGAAGAAGTCACCACAGATCAGTTGGCCGAGACTGATGTACTGGTCAACATTTTCAACGGATCAGAACGATCCAAAGTGGAAATGATGATTGGGAAATCGGGAAGCTGGGTTCCAATGCAGCATCATGAAGGCATTGATCCCAGCTTCAAAAAACTATCTGAGTCAGAGAACGGCGTGAAAGAGAAAACGTATCGCAATTTGCCGAAGCCCAAAAAGTCAACCCATCTCTGGCATGCGAAATTGCCGAAGGGATTGAAACCGGGTACACATCTGCTGCGAATTCGTACGGTGGAAATGGATGGCGACAAGCTGCAAAGTGGTCGCGTGATTCGGGTTCTGCCTGCTAAAGAAACCGCTGCTACAGAAGTGACCGAAAAATAA